One window of Microtus pennsylvanicus isolate mMicPen1 chromosome X, mMicPen1.hap1, whole genome shotgun sequence genomic DNA carries:
- the LOC142841788 gene encoding claudin-34-like, translating to MLMKIYNRQLGGFALTTVACLLCGISMGLPQWRVWYYEDPMISKPTMAFVGIWKACVFHNGNNSSNMRVCHQYNYRDSFIPLYIRINQHLLLVASFLGLFGKITTSIAFCSLCMGRVWRNATCNLFSLSGILNIIASSFLYLAVLFNYISIMRKWGIAFPTSFNMPSDPDTQKIGSAMFLATIAAIFFLISGTICLSSNLAIGKTPHSKI from the coding sequence ATGTTGATGAAAATATACAATCGCCAATTGGGAGGTTTTGCTTTGACCACAGTGGCCTGTCTACTTTGCGGCATCTCCATGGGGCTCCCTCAGTGGCGAGTGTGGTACTATGAAGACCCTATGATTTCAAAGCCTACAATGGCTTTTGTGGGCATATGGAAAGCCTGTGTTTTCCACAATGGCAACAACTCCAGCAACATGAGAGTATGTCACCAATACAACTACCGTGATTCCTTCATTCCATTGTACATTCGAATAAACCAGCACCTGCTGCTGGTGGCTAGCTTTCTTGGGCTTTTTGGGAAAATCACcaccagtattgctttttgtagTCTGTGTATGGGAAGAGTGTGGAGGAATGCCACCTGCAATCTGTTTAGCCTTTCAGGGATTCTGAACATCATTGCTAGCAGCTTTCTTTACCTTGCTGTTTTGTTCAATTACATATCCATCATGCGTAAATGGGGGATTGCCTTTCCAACATCTTTCAATATGCCTTCTGACCCAGACACTCAGAAGATTGGTAGTGCCATGTTTCTGGCAACTATAGCTGCAATTTTCTTTCTAATAAGTGGCACAATTTGCCTTTCTTCAAATTTAGCAATAGGCAAAACTCCccattctaaaatttaa